A region of the Candidatus Dormiibacterota bacterium genome:
CCGATCATCGCCGTCATCGACACCAACTGCGATCCCGACGAGATCGACTATCCGATTCCGGGCAACGACGACGCTATTCGGGCCGTCAAGCTCATGGTGAGCAAGATTGCCGATGCGATCATCGAGGGCCGTACCGAAGTCGAGAGTTCGATCGACGAAGAGACCGATTACGCGCAGAGCTACGCCCCGGAAGAAGAAGCTCCGGTCACCTTGGCCGAAGCTGAAGCTGCCGCCGCCCTCTAAAATCGCCGCCGCAACTACTGGAGAACATTGGTGTCTACCTCAACCTCTTACTCGCCTAAAGCCGACGAAATCAAATCGCTTCGGGAGCAAACCGCCGCGCCCATGATGGACTGCCGCAAGGCGCTCATCGAGGCGGCGGGTGATTTCGAGAAGGCCAAGACCGTGCTGATCGAACGCGGTGCGGCTCAAGCCCAGAAAAAAGCCGAGCGCTCGGCCAACGAGGGCCTCGTGAGCAGCTACATTCACGCCGGCGGCAAGATCGGCGTGCTGGTCGAAGTCAATTCCGAGACCGATTTCGTAGCGCGCAGCCCGAAATTCGCCGAACTCACGCGCGACATCGCGCTGCACATCGCCGGGATGGCTCCGCAGTACGTCGATCGCGCGGCGGTTCCCCAGAGCGTCGTCGACGAAGCGAAGAACGAATTTCGCGAGTCGGCGCCGGCCGGCAAGCCCCCCGAGGTGCT
Encoded here:
- the tsf gene encoding translation elongation factor Ts encodes the protein MSTSTSYSPKADEIKSLREQTAAPMMDCRKALIEAAGDFEKAKTVLIERGAAQAQKKAERSANEGLVSSYIHAGGKIGVLVEVNSETDFVARSPKFAELTRDIALHIAGMAPQYVDRAAVPQSVVDEAKNEFRESAPAGKPPEVLEKIVEGKLNKWFEERVLLDQPFVKDDSLSVGDMINAAIGSLGENIRVRRFTRFALGEN